The sequence CATTACCAACAAATATCAATGAGAACTGCCCCAATCTGGGTAAAGATGGCCTCAATACCTTGAATGTGGTCAGTTTAGAAACCACCAGAGCTCcagaaaacaacacatttacaTGTCAAATATGCAACAGGACGTTCTTTCACAAAGGCACGCTGACACACCACATGAAGTCACACAAGACAAACTTCTGCAGCATCTGTAAGCAACATTTCCCTCAAAGGAAGAAGTTAAACTCCCACAGCTGTGTGCCTCCTGTTGCTCATCAGAGAATGAGCAAGTCGTGCGAGTTATGCGGCAAGACCTTTGCCAACCAATCAGCTCTAAGGATTCACTATGTTGTCCATACAGGTGAGAAACCCTACAGGTGCAGCTTTTGCGGCAAAAGGTTCACCCAAAAAGGCAACTTAAAATGTCATCTACGCATCCATACCGGTGAGAGACCTTTCCTGTGTGTGAAATGTGGGAAGACCTTCACACAGAAAGTGAACCTCAATCATCATTTATTGGCACACTTAAATCGTGAGGTGGTTGGAGGAGGGTCGTTAACTCAGAAACAATCTAAAAACTCACCAGCAGAAATCTCTCCATGAATGGACATAATGTCTGTTTATTAGCTTCATTCGTGGTATGCATCATATCACACTTTTTACTCCAGTTTAAATGCCATTAACGTCTCGATTGCAACGTCTCTTTGTCCATCTATAGTATTGTGCTTGAAACAAACATTTgtgtaaattattttacagCGTTTCTTATGTGTTTTGTCtctgtttaataaaacaaagccaTAGATACAAAtgtgttgatttgttttatttcataaaactCACCTTCAGTTACTAATAGAATCTAAGCTGCTAGAATCATCTCTGGAACAGAATAAGTTCATGTAAGCTTTACATTCAAAGAAAGCAATTTCTATTAGGCATAGTAATAAAACAGGACAAAATCTAATCAGATTTATTGAATGTTGACaaaacaatttgtcttcaattGATGATCACAATGGAGCCATAAAAGTAAATATTCAAACTGTATGACAATGTTATCAATAATAGCCTGTGGAACTTATTTCAATAAATGACCAAGAGATAAACACTTTAATTGTAATTATATTCAAGGAGAAATGTCCTCAGTCTCATTTTAATGCCAAATAATTAAATATGCTGTATGACAAAGAGCTTTTCAAAGGAACAaacttgtttcacatttttgctCCAAGGAGGTAGTTTAAAAAGTTGGCCAGGACCATAAAAAGTCAATGATTTGGTATTTCTTGGGACAGTCCTTTGGTGGCCTGAGATATTAGgaacaaaaacatgcaaaaccaaattaaacattaaatgtttccaTGTCTTGCTGTCTGATCAGTCAGACTCAGACCTGTAAGAATAAATAGTGTATTAGCTTGGGCCCATATTCTCGACTATTGTTTAAAAACTGCTATGTTAGTCTCTGCGCTAAAGCTAAAAATATGACTAACAGTAGCACAGGTAACAatacaataataatacaatTCATCTCTCTTTGTTTCAAATCAGTATTTTTCCTCCATGCTGGAGGTTAATAAGGATAAACTGCCACATGTTGAGTCACTCTGAGCGGTACTGAGAGGACCTGTATCAAATACCTCTGGTTTGACCATCCAGTTGAAACACTGATGGTGATTTAAACCATATTTATATGCGTAACATTTACCACATCCCACACAGCTGTAAGGCTTTTCACCCGTGTGCGTTCGAAGATGAATATTCAAAGAGCTTTTCTGGGAAAAACTTTTGCCACAGTCTGGACAGCTGTAAGGCTTTTCGCCAGAGTGCACTCGTTGGTGAAGTTTCAGGTACGTTTTTTGAGCAAATCGCTTCCCGCACACAGAGCAGCTGAAAGGCTTTTCGCCAGAGTGTCGTCTAATGTGGACTTTTAAGCTGCTTAAATAGTTAAAGATTTTCCCACAGAATAAACAATCAAACCGCTTTGATGGCTTAACAGGTTTGGGCTGAAAGGTGAGTTGTTTGGTTGTGTTCGTTTGGAGACAGTTTGTGTAATCTGAGGGTTCCACAGAGGCCGAAGGAGGATTTGTGTTTTCCACCAGACTGCTCATTGCTGCGTCCTCTATTAATCTGTCGGCAATGGTTGGCTGCGTGCGCTGCAACAATTGTCCCTCTGACATTATGGGGAAATTATTCAGTTCCCCTGAGTGAAGCTGTAATTCATCAACAGATCTGTGAAGCATGTTGTCATCGTCAAACATCCCAACAActgtagaatataaacaaaTTCAGTTAAATCATAGGCAGTTAGGGCTGCAACAATCTGTGTCGTTAGGTCTCACTTCACTCTTACTTTTTCTGTTGTCAGCATGACTCATCGGTTGACCAATAGGGTGATCGTCATATGTCTCTTCTTTCACAAAAATAAGATCAGATTCTCCCCCCATCATGTCAGCTGCCTACCAACAGGATAAAAGCAACGGCTAGAAATACATCGCTCATTATTCAGCCCATCATATGACTTAacagcaataaataaaacacagcagctGACCTCTGCTCCTATGTTTGTCATAGCAGCCTCCATTGGCTGTCTTCTTTGAGGGTGAAGCTTCTCGTCTCTCCACAGGTCCATGCACCATTCTTTCCCAAATACTCCTTCAATGGCTGGAGCAGACTGGTGCTGATCTAGAAGACAAATCAGAACTTATAATGAAACTTGAAGAATATTGTCAACTCTCTATATAAGCatatagacagacagacagacagacagacagacagatagacagatagacagatagacagatagatagatagatagatagatagatagatagatagatagatagatagatagatagatagatagatagatagatagatagatagatagatagataagcACAGAGCAACAATAAAGAGAGTATTGTGGAGTACattatgcagaaaaaaaaaaccctctgtGTCAGAACCCTTGATTCAGGTGTCTGACCTGAAAGTTGCCTGACACTAGTGTGTGCAGGGTAGGTCTGTCCCCCTCTAGCCGCTCTCAGCTGGACCTCCAGAGAGTAGCACCTCTTCTTCAGCGCCTCGTTCTCCGTCTTATGCAGAGATATCTCAGTGTGAAGGACGGAGGAGCATTCGTCAGCCAGGCTGCTGATCTCAGCCAAAGCCGCCTTTGTTAGCCTGTCCAGGATCACGACAAGCTGTGTACGAAAACTCCTGTTAGCGTTGTCGCACATCATCTCGCCGAGGTAACTCAGTATTTCTGGATTTGACGCGATTTCCCCCGAAGTAATGTTGCTTCAATAATAAAATATGCGATACAGCTGTACCGCAAAGGATTATGGGGAATCTATAGGCGAACGCACCACAATGTATACTGTATGTAAAGGCAACAACGTGTATTACTGCCTCGACTCGATTTATAAGGGGTTTGTTCATAATATATGGATTAAAATCGACATGagacagataaaaaaaagtacTACAAAACGTCTTTCAAAACACTTATAACTAAAAACATACCTTATAGTATAATTTTACCTatgtataaaaatacatttgttataTACACATATACTGTTAGGAAATCAACACTTTATACATAATTTATCGTTATTTTTCCAAAATAGCCGAAATGTCACCTGTTTTACACCTTGTATATTACTTCTTAGCCTACGCACAATAAAACCTATATAACtgttctttatttgtaaaaaaaataaaaataaacatacataATCAACGTTGGGCTACTGCAAAACAATGCTAAAAGAAGAGGGAAACAAACTTATTATAAAACTatattataaaatgtataatattAGATCTTTTGTCAGACTTCAAACTAGACATTCTTTTAAAGTATTGCCATCTAGTGGTTATTATTTGGAATGGcaacaaaatagtttttctgACTTTCCATATATGTATAGACGTATTCAGTGAATGTCCAAACAGTCCTTTTAAAATACCATATTTTTGGGATGTCGATGACAGATCATtgttaatataatatataaatttcAACTGGAAAAAAAGCTACTGGGAGACAACATataacaaaattaataaatgaacaagGCACATACGTTTTCTCACCCTTAAACTATTAATTTGTTTAAGGAGCTTTAAATTCAGTTACAGCATTTAAACATCTTGGATTCTAACCTAACATCAATTACAGAGAATCTGATTAATCAGGCATAAAATTAAACTGTCCAAGTATTATCTTAATGATGTTTACTCAGTTACATCCTTAAGGCCATAGTTTGCTGAGGGGAGACCACAACTCCACAGGATCTTATTGTACATTAGTATGAAGAGAAAGGTTCACAGATtccacagtgtttttttttatatatacctTGGCACAGTGAAAACAGCCATcaataatttgaagaaaatgggACAATGGTGATGTTATAGAAGTTTGAGGTTTCCTTacacttgctattgcatatttttatggagaaactttgtatacacaagcgcactcacactcagacccacaggtgtttagattcgggtgttaacagatacacaaatgttctctattgagctgcatttaccactaattacatcttgcattcataagtaccgtgcacattttggtaaaaaaagctgttattatgtatgtttctgcaggtgtaaaaGTAAGCAGCGTGTTTTTCGTTTTCGTtcctgtctccgtgtccgtaacaattgaaataatccaaaagcagtttctgatgaagtttctttaatgaatatcaagcagagctttaaagcgttagctgtaatgctccacttgtgaaagtaaatttgttgggcttcttcttggcactcagacaacaattctgtgTGCTAcactgccggacaggacacagttaaaaaaataaaaagtttagaaATTTGAGGTTTCTTCAAAATAGATAAAAAGACGAGATAAAAACTTGTTAGAATAGCTGCCGAAAGGCCAACAGCCAcaatgaaggagctgcagaataTTCTGCCAAGtacttgtgttctgttcttctgtttcttcATATGTCTAAAATAAGAGGTAGGGGTGTAAAACATAAGCTTTTTTCTCCAAAGTAGACATCCAGATCCTGCTCAAACTTTCTAAAGCCTTGTGGGAAAACATATTAGGGGTATCAGCGTGTGGTTCTACTGAAGTCTAATGGAAGCCCACAGATGTGACATAGTAATGATATATGCACATATTTTATTAGATAATGCTGAACCTCAGCCTGCAGTTATACAACTtctaaataaaagtatttacttctaaataaaaatatttggttaaaatatttattttaaccaaTGTTTAATAACCATTAAAGCTACTGACCTGCTGCTGGTTCAGCTGCTGTAAAGGCAACGTACTAGTTCCTGgagtgttttatatttatataaagcatTTTAACAAACCAACCTGTGTAACATTTCTCCCATGATGAGTTATTTTAAGTTGATACAGGCATTTGATAATGTATCGAATGAATGCACTgaggttttattttacacagaaaCCCTCCCTTGCTGGAAGCACAGTTGTAGTCCAGATTACATTTGTAGGTTTTCAGGAGGCACTGATTTTGCGAgactacaaaaacattttttacaagccTTTTTACTGCTGAACTCGAGCCACACTCCGTAGATTCTCTCACTACACACTGACCTGCACTAAACACTTCACCGACCAAAGGTGCAATATTAAGGACTACCTCATGCTTTACATGTATATTTAGTACTTTGCAAAGTTAATTTCCGTATTACTATTTAACTGTgtatatttctctttttttgctctttgttgcatatatttttactgattgctatttattgttagatttagctttgtatgttttacttacgtttttctttttacttaagtaTTAGGGCTCTTAACTGGGACCTGAGTCCAAATTTTTAcgttaacatgtaaatgtgagctgGTATGACAATAGAACTCCttgagtccttgaaaagaaagCTATGATGTGTTCAAAATATGCACGATTAGACACACACCTTATCTTAAGCAAAGTGAACTTTATTTTCCAGTAGTTGTTTAAACCAgaatggaaaaaaaggaaataaacgtTGGTAACTGGAGTTTTATGTGGTTCCGTGTATAATTGTTCCACCAAATGACTCACCTCCATAAATATTCAGGCCAGGATCTAAATGCACAGTTAGATGTTTTTTCAGATTACAGTTCTTTGTGAAACCTTTGCCACAGCTGACACAAACAAAAGGTTTTTCCCCTGTGTGTGTGCGCTGATGCATATCAAGGGTGCATTTCTGGATAAAACCCTTTCCACAAATAGTGCAGCGATAGGGCTTTTCTCCAGTGTGTGTGCGCTGGTGTGTGTACAGGTGGCCTTTCTGGGCATATCGCTTTCCACACAGCGTACATCTGAATGGCTTCTCGCCTGTGTGACTTCTCTGGTGAATTTCAAGCTGGCTGAAGCATCTGAAACCCTTGCCACACTGCATGCAGCCAAACCTCTTTGCAGATGAGTTCCTAAAACTGTGAAGCTTTACATTCCTGGGTGCACTGAAGTTTTGGGAGGCATCATTTTGAGCCACATGTTTCCCCTCCAGCAGGGTTGTGCATGTAGGTGTTAGTTGTGGATTCCACTGCATCTCCGGTCTCCTAGACACAGCAAGAGGCAGCTGGGTGCTTAAATTCACAAAGCTATTATTGAAAAGAGGCTGCGGGGGTCCTGCACTGGGCTTAGGATGCTGCATCACATTTGGAGCCTTTTGGATGTCTATGAGTGTATCCCGTCCTGTTGAcagtgaaaatgaaaatgtaaatacttCCAATGACCAAGGTAATGTAGCAaaggacaaataaaaacaaataaaactcacttgtttcatttgttctgccatgttcagtgtttttcttatCCACCTCTGATGGTTCCTCTTTAACCACTATTAGTTCAGACAACTCATTTGGTGGGTTTGGCAGCTACATAGATGTAAACAATAATAGCACTAGGTTACGAAGCGATATTATCACGCAGGACGACAAAGGTACATAATAACACAGTGGTTCTCAAAAGTGTACACACCTCTCTTTAAATGCCAGGTTTTTATGAGGTAaaagtcttttaatttttctatctaatacatttatttttcagctgAATTTTACCGATTAAGTGTCACAGTATATGTGgaaaaaagctttgaaatgatTGTTTAAAGTCTAACAGGTTTGAGAGCTAATAATATGTGGATACTTACTTCAGTTGAAGTGTGCTCCTCACTTTGATGCAAACTGTCCATCTCAGTTGAGGATCTTGTGTTTTCCCACGAGGTCCCACTACTAGTGAATGCacttaaattaaatataaaatatcacaggtcaaagacaacaaaaacaataaacgtGAAGAGTTGCAGTTGAGAACAACACTGTATCTGCCTACTTTGAGTTGTCTGAagccaaaaatgttttatgttctgAAGACTGTCTCATCTCTGagcatgctgctgctgctgcgtcCTGCCTGCGCTCTTGTGCCATGTACAGCAACTTCTCCATCAGCTGCAGCTTCTCTGTGAGAGAAGCGATTTCGTTTCGCCCTCTTGTTATTTCTATTTTCAACATCTTGGATTCAATTTCCACCAGTTTGCTTATTTCCATCACAGCTGTTTTGGATAGCGCGTCCATGATGGAGACGAGCTGCGTCTGGAAGGAGAAGGCTACCGACATGTTTCTCGTTGGTCTCCCGAGGGAAGCAAAATTCACGCAGGCGAGTTGCTACAGTCAAGATTACTTGTTGATGATCCCAACACAATGTAGTTACACTCTTTGGTGCGAGAAGAGCAGTGCAGGCATGATTAAGGGTAAAACTcaagttgttgaaatgcaaactttgacCCCATCTAGCGGTGGGGCGGAAGCATCGCATATGTGCAAAAATACTGTAACATTGAGCTgaaatatttatatacattACCTGGTTGATTATAGCCTTAGTTGTTTTTGGGAAGACTTAACTAAAAGTCGACTTTGGGTTCTTATTAGAGTATTTTGGTCGCTACTTTTTAGGGGACTGCAGCGACCAGAATCCAATGCGGTGTTGCAAAAGATGCGATTGGCAGATGAAACGTCGTTTCAGGAAGTAGTGCGTGGAAACTTATTCATTTGCCGACTGAAATTTCGCGTGACCGTCTGCTGTTTAGATTTTTGTGTGCAAGGTATACAGAGTTACTTGTATCTATATTATTTATACGTTTGTACTTGCTTTTACATACTTGCGAACGCGCTTTTATTAACCTATGGCGCGTAGTAGTACTCTTGTCTACTTTACTTCTACCCACAGGAGAACAACGTAAATTACTACATTTACATGTAGCCTTTCATGTTTAGTCAGTTTTAGCTGTAGCTTTTatcataaaagaaaatgttcgtCTATGTGTACAAATGGCTCATGATGTGCATTTGCACTCAATTGCAAAACTTTTGTAGTTGACGTCCTTTTAATTTGCAAGCTTGATCTCTTGTTCTTGCAGTGCTGGGATGACTGGAAGAAGAATTGTGGTGTTTACCTCCTCAGCAGAGCTGGGTCCAGCGTTGACCCACCTGGTGACCTCCCGGGCTGAGAAGGCCATCACCTCTCACGGCAGGTTCACCTTGGGTCTCTCAGGAGGAAGCCTTG is a genomic window of Girardinichthys multiradiatus isolate DD_20200921_A chromosome X, DD_fGirMul_XY1, whole genome shotgun sequence containing:
- the LOC124863139 gene encoding gastrula zinc finger protein xFG20-1-like, with translation MSVAFSFQTQLVSIMDALSKTAVMEISKLVEIESKMLKIEITRGRNEIASLTEKLQLMEKLLYMAQERRQDAAAAACSEMRQSSEHKTFLASDNSNAFTSSGTSWENTRSSTEMDSLHQSEEHTSTELPNPPNELSELIVVKEEPSEVDKKNTEHGRTNETRRDTLIDIQKAPNVMQHPKPSAGPPQPLFNNSFVNLSTQLPLAVSRRPEMQWNPQLTPTCTTLLEGKHVAQNDASQNFSAPRNVKLHSFRNSSAKRFGCMQCGKGFRCFSQLEIHQRSHTGEKPFRCTLCGKRYAQKGHLYTHQRTHTGEKPYRCTICGKGFIQKCTLDMHQRTHTGEKPFVCVSCGKGFTKNCNLKKHLTVHLDPGLNIYGGESFGGTIIHGTTLTKAALAEISSLADECSSVLHTEISLHKTENEALKKRCYSLEVQLRAARGGQTYPAHTSVRQLSDQHQSAPAIEGVFGKEWCMDLWRDEKLHPQRRQPMEAAMTNIGAEAADMMGGESDLIFVKEETYDDHPIGQPMSHADNRKIVGMFDDDNMLHRSVDELQLHSGELNNFPIMSEGQLLQRTQPTIADRLIEDAAMSSLVENTNPPSASVEPSDYTNCLQTNTTKQLTFQPKPVKPSKRFDCLFCGKIFNYLSSLKVHIRRHSGEKPFSCSVCGKRFAQKTYLKLHQRVHSGEKPYSCPDCGKSFSQKSSLNIHLRTHTGEKPYSCVGCGKCYAYKYGLNHHQCFNWMVKPEVFDTGPLSTAQSDSTCGSLSLLTSSMEEKY